TGCTTTCATTCTCATTATTCAAAAAATGGTGTTATAACTCTGGCCAAACATATTTGCTGTTTAAAAGCAGAATATTGAAACCATCTTTGAAATTAATAttgagaaatagagggaaacagcaaaattctgaaaTGCCCTAAAAGGGAAACTAAGAAGTACTCCTATGCTTGATTTTTCACGTATCTAGAAATACATTTATTGCCTTATGAATACTTCATTATTGCCAGTCTTCCTCAAAAATATAACTCAGGCATTCATTTATCCTTTAATTCAATAAATACAGCCAAACACCTAATAAATAGAAAGTGCTATGTTAAAGAAAGGGGATGCAATTGTCAACAATAAATGAATTCATTCCCTCATGAAGATTATATTTAATGGAGATTTTCCAAAATACTTCTAATATCACTGAATTCCAAACATACCCATAACCCTATGTGCGCCAAATTCTCCTAAACTCccaggaaagctttttaaaatgtccttttttttttttttttctgatacattTGTAAAGTTTGCAAGTAATTCTTTACAGTCCCTTTTCCATTTAGAATGGCAATTCTCCCCTTGAGCCTTAAATTTTATGAACTTTTCTTCTAAAACAGAGGCTGAACTTTGTTTAATGAAAAACAAGTCACTGATGTGGTTATTTCTTCCCATGACTGAGAACTTTCTGTGGAAGTCGTTGTGTGTCTCATCCCTGTCTTCTCCTCATTATGGGACTTACTTTTTGTTCAGTGGCTCATTAGAAAACTATGATGGAGTCTTGCATGCTTTTTCCCTCTCTACCAAAGACTTAACGATCCTGAGCATCTCTGATGTTGGTCCCATCTGAGCGGAAGAGGTGCAGCATCCTCAGTCGGATCTGCCTGGTCTTAATGGTATAAACCACTGGGTTGAGCACTGGAGGTGTGAGAAAGTGCAGATAAGAGAGCAGCGCATGGCTGGAAGGGGAAGCTCGTCTGCCAAATCTGTGGATCATGGACAGGCCAATCATAGGTGTGTAGAAGAGCAGCACAGCACAGATGTGGGAGACACAAGTGTTGAGGGCTTTGAGGCGCTCGGCCTTGGATGCAATGGACAACACTGTCTGGAGGATGAGCCCATAGGACAGGACAATGAGCACAGAGTCCACCCCCAGTGTGGACAGCACCACAAAGAGACCGTAGACACTGTTGATGTGGGTGTCAGCACAGGCCAGCTTCATGACGTCTGGGTGCAGGCAGTAGGAGTGGGACAGCAGGCGAGTCCTGCAGTAAGGCAGCTGCTTCAGCATGATGGGGGCTGGGATGTGGAGACCGATGCTGCGTACCACAATGGCCAGGCCCAGCCTGGCAATCCTGGGACTCGTGAGCATGGTACCATAGTGCAGGGGCTTGCTGATGGCTACAAAACGGTCAAAAGCCATGGCCAGCAGCACAGAGGACTCCATGATTGAGAAGGTGTGGATGAAGAAGAGCTGGGCCAGACACACATCCAGGGCCACCTCCCTGACTCCCAGTATGTAGATGGAGAGCATGGTGGGCAGGGTGGAGGCAGACAGCCCCAGGTCAGTCATAGCCAACATGGACAGGAAGTAGTACATGGGCTGGTGCAGGGAGGGCTCTGACCTCACCACCCACAGGATCAGGCTGTTTCCTGCCAGAGCAGCCACATACATGGCACACAGAGGAATGGAGAGCCACCTGTGCACAGCTTCAAGGCCTGGCAGACCTGTGAGGAAAAAGGAGGTGCCAGTGTGGTTGGAGTCTGCCATGGTGACCTGAGGGGTGGAACTCCAAAAGCACAATCACACGTCCTAGAATTAAAAGATTACTGGATCAGAACCGGTTCTATAAATTAATACATTGAAAAGATTCCCCAAAATGATTCTGTGATAATTACagccttttaatttttctaagtatTCCTCCTAGTTCATAGATCAGAAacccttaaaaaaaacaaaagtgagtCTGAATTATTAGAAGAAATCATGCATATGTAGTAAGATTGGCTCTGGAGCCACACTACAAAATTTAACCCTAAATCAGAGTTTGAATCATGGTTCTTAAAAGGGAGTGAGACCATATTGATTCTAACTCTACATTATACATACTGGGAAATTAAATCCAGGATCCAGTGTAGTCAGTGTGTCTGATCTAAAAGCAGAGTTCAGTTTTCCTCACTCCTTGTCAGGATCTCCTTCACATACTTTTCATTAAGTACTTCTTTAATAAGGTGAACAGGAGAATTTTGCAGAGAGATACTTTCATACATACTAAAACATGGTTTCCTTTAACACATTAACACACCCGAGTGAGCACATAAATGAAGCCTTTCTACATGCAATCTAAAATGCCAAGTTATGGGCATTTATCCAAATATGATTCATTGTCTAATGCCTATGATTCACTGTCTTATATGCATAAGTATAATATATGAATAGAATGATTCCTAACTCATTGCATATTGAGCAGACACTTTAAAGATCATCAGTAACTATTCAGCATTATATTTATGAAATtataggaactagaaaaagacatTTGTTTGCCAAGAAATCAGAATTTAGCTCCACTTAAAAAGTAATTTCTGGAGGAGGACAAAAATCTGAGAGTAgatcttttgttttctctgtgttctCTCCCTTGAATTTTGGCTATTTTGTCACTCCATGCCATCTCAACCACCTTTCTATACTTTGCCCATTATGAGTTCCTTTTTGAGAATACAGTGAAA
This portion of the Capra hircus breed San Clemente chromosome 15, ASM170441v1, whole genome shotgun sequence genome encodes:
- the LOC102187067 gene encoding olfactory receptor 51G2-like, with the protein product MADSNHTGTSFFLTGLPGLEAVHRWLSIPLCAMYVAALAGNSLILWVVRSEPSLHQPMYYFLSMLAMTDLGLSASTLPTMLSIYILGVREVALDVCLAQLFFIHTFSIMESSVLLAMAFDRFVAISKPLHYGTMLTSPRIARLGLAIVVRSIGLHIPAPIMLKQLPYCRTRLLSHSYCLHPDVMKLACADTHINSVYGLFVVLSTLGVDSVLIVLSYGLILQTVLSIASKAERLKALNTCVSHICAVLLFYTPMIGLSMIHRFGRRASPSSHALLSYLHFLTPPVLNPVVYTIKTRQIRLRMLHLFRSDGTNIRDAQDR